The genome window TGTTTGCATGATATTCCCTAGTTTGCATGATATTCCCTACAGGAATGCTTTTGTTCCTATCTTATACTACGTGTTCGGTTTTAGATCAGTATTTCTTGACTTGTCTGAAAAACTGCGCGAATTTGACTTCGTATAAAATCTGTCTTAAAGGGATTCGTTATGGATGATAGTATGATGATGTATATTGTAGTTGGGATTGGAGTTTCTTTGTCGCTGATGTTAGTTGCGCGCCGTGGAAAGAAATTGGAGCCGCTTATCCGCAAAGAACTTGAGGAGGCTGGAGGTTTTTTACTGTTACCGGACCTTGTTAAACGAGTCGGATTGAAGGATTCGTTTATCAATCGAGGTAAGCTGATTCAAGCGATTGGGCCCATGGTTTTACGAGGCGAGATCATTGAAGAGGATGATCCAAATGCCACGATCAAAAACAGATTGGCTCTTAAAAAATTTAGACTTAAGTAAGAAACCAAATCATCTTTCACAAATCTGACCTGTGTTCCAAAGGAAAGTTTAGTTTTACAAATATAAACTTCTTTCGATTATTCTGATTGACGTTTTGTCCTACATCTGTTAAGTATTTTGGCTATGTCAGGTGCATATTCCTTTCTTACATTTCGCACAAAGCCAAATCCCAGCTCCAACCCGTTTCTGCGAAACGTCCTCGGAGCCGAGATTTCCACAGCTCATGTAAGAAGCGGAAAACTAAAATATATCCACAGTCCTTCAGCTTCAGCACTCAAATCATCTAAATCACTTTCAGCCAAAGATCGTTTTAACCAAAAGTTTCCTCACTTAAACACTGACTATTATACTCAGATTACTAAGAATCTTCTTTCTACTCTCTATCCGAAGAAATGTCCTGACTGTAAGATTCCACTTAGCAAAGAAGTTTCCACGCGAGAGAATGTAATCCGTTGTCCTCAATGCAATCACTTGGATTCACGAACTTCTGGAACTCCATTAGAGCATTTGAAACTACCGCTGTGGGTGTTCTCCTATTTACTCATTGAATCGATTGAACTCTTTCCATTAGGTCTTTCAGCTTCAGCGATCTGTAGAAAGTTATCCGTCTCTAAGAACACCGGAACATTGTTAAAAAGAAGACTTCAGATCTTCTGTAGTGATTTGATTCCATTGATTAAAGATGAGATGGTTAAGGATCTGAAGAAGGCTTGGAAGGGTAAGAAACTCGCTGAATCAGGCGATTTGAAGGATTCTGTTGCAGGTAAGCCTGTTGTTCATACCGATACTTTAGCTCTATTCTCAGCTTCTCAGAGAGCAAATGGATATCGAAAAAGGTTTAAGCACAAAGGTCAAACAGCGAGTATCTATTTAACTGATTCCGTTGCTGAAGAGAAGGGTAAGTATCAGATCGGAACTTTAGTTCATACTCTTGCGATTAAGGGCGGTCCGGTAATTCTTTCCTCTGTTCCTGATCAAAAACAAAAAACACTTCAACCTCTCTTTGATTTCTTACCGGAAGATGTTCCTTTATTTGCTGATGAGGGAATTCCTTGGATGGAAAGATACAACAAGAACTTTCGAAGTATCAATCATTCTAAGAGAGCTAAGGATACAAAGAGGAATGTCTGGGCGCGGAATCGTTGGTCAGAGAATGGAATTCATACTCAAGTAGCTGAAGGAACTCAAAGAAGTATTAAGTATTCTTTCCTCGCTTCTTACAGTTACATCCGACCAGAGAATAGTATTCTTTATTTGAATGAATATTCCGCATTGAAAGGAATTCGAGTCTATGGTTTAGAAAGACTCGTTGGAAAGAAGAAGTTAGGTTTATTGCGGAATGTAGGGAAGGGATTTGTAGTTTAAACTTTGCCTGATTTTGCCCCGCGCGATTTCTTGGACGATTTCGCTTCCATTCGACTTTGGAAAGAGGAGAATTCTTATGCCGCCTTTTGAGAAGGAAGTCTTTCCCGGTTTATTTACGATCGACTGCGATTATATTTCTCCGGGAGTCGCTTGCGCGTATTTAGTCGTGGAAGGCAAGGAAGCCGCTTTCGTCGAAAACAACACGAACAAGGCCGTTCCCATTCTCTTGGAAGAATTGAAACAAGCCGGTTTGAAACCCGAGGACGTGAAATACATCATCGTAACGCACGTTCATCTCGATCACGCGGGCGGAACCGGATTGCTCGCAAAACATTGTCCGAACGCCACGATACTCGCGCACCCGAAAGCCGCGGTTCATCTCATCAATCCGACGAGGCTCGTTCAAAGTTCGATCCAAGTATACGGAGAAGAGAACTTTAAGAAGTTATACGGAGAAATTCTTCCCGTGCCCGAAGCGCGGGTCAAAAGCCCGGCGGACGGAGAGGAGATCCGGTGGGGACGAAGAATATTCAAATTTTATTATACAAGAGGACATGCAAATCATCATTTTTGCATATACGATTCCCTGAGTAACGGAATCTTCACAGGAGATTCTTTCGGACTCGGTTATCGGGATTTTGCTTTCGGAAAAAATCCGGTTCTTTATCCTTCGACGACGCCCACCGATTTCGATTCGGAAGAAGCGATGAATACGGTGGATACGATTCTTGCGACCGGCGCGGACAAGGCGTATTTGACGCATTTCGGCGTTTGGAAGGATCTCGAATTGGGCGCACGTCAGATGAAGCAGGGTTTGCACGCGATGCAGAATATTCTTTCCTCCGGAGAACGCTCGGGTTTGGAAGGGGAGCCGCTTTTGGAATTTTGTACCGGAAGGGTTCGGGCTTATTTGGAACGGGAAATTTCCACGCAAGGAATCGCGTTGGGAGAAAAGGAGGAGATGTTGCTCGGCTTCGATTCCAGGATCAACGCGCAAGGTTTGGTCTTTCAAATCGAACGGAAAAAACGAAAGAAGGTTTGAAAAAGAATTGTTTTTTAGAATCATTCTAAAATAAATTCACTTTTAGAATGATTCTAAATTTAGAATCGTAAATACAATAGAGAGAGGAACTGGTATGAAACAATCTACAGCCGGAGTTCTATTCGTAGCGCTCTTGGGGATCGTTATGGTGTCTTGCGGGCCTTCCGAAAAGACAAAAAAGTTGATCGATGATTCCAAGAAGATCTTTGGAACCATTCCCGACAAAATGCCCGGGGGAGAAGCCGATACTCCCGAATTGGTTCAGCTCGGTGAAAAGTTATACTTTGAAAAAAGACTCTCGGCCAACGACACGCAGGCTTGTAATTCCTGTCACAATGTTGTCGGGAAAGCGGGTGGAGTGGACAATCTTCCCACTTCTCCCGGGGCGTTTGGGAAGAATGGCGATCGCAATTCTCCCACCGTTTTGAACGCGGGTTTCCATATCGCGCAATTCTGGGACGGAAGAGCGGCCAATCTGAAAGAACAGGCAAAAGGTCCGATCTTAAATCCCGTCGAAATGGCGATGCCGTCTGCTGCGGAAGTGGAAAAGAAAATCTCCGCGATCGCGGAATACAAAGAGCTTTTTTCAAAGGCGTATCCTAAGGACGCAAATCCGATTACTTACGACAATCTCGCGGGTGCGATTGCCGCGTTTGAAAGAACTCTCAAAACAAACGATCGTTTCGACGATTTCCAAAACGGGGATCACAAGGCGCTTTCCGCGGAAGAACAGGAAGGTCTGGAAAAATTCTTAGCTACCGGCTGCACCGCTTGTCATATCGGTCCGCTTTTGGGTGGGAACTCCTTCCGTAAACTCGGTCAGGTCAATCCGTATGAAAATACCGCGGATAAAGGCCGTCAGGGCGTTACGAAGAACGTCGCGGACACTTTCGTTTTCAAGGTTCAATCTTTGCGGAACGTAGCGATTACCGGGCCGTATTTCCACGACGGTAAGGTCGCTACCCTGGAAGAAGCCGTTAAAAAAATGGCGCGTCTCCAGCTCGGAAAGGATCTTTCGGATTCCGATACAAAGTCGATCGTAACTTTCTTGAAGGCGTTGAC of Leptospira sanjuanensis contains these proteins:
- a CDS encoding cytochrome-c peroxidase, coding for MKQSTAGVLFVALLGIVMVSCGPSEKTKKLIDDSKKIFGTIPDKMPGGEADTPELVQLGEKLYFEKRLSANDTQACNSCHNVVGKAGGVDNLPTSPGAFGKNGDRNSPTVLNAGFHIAQFWDGRAANLKEQAKGPILNPVEMAMPSAAEVEKKISAIAEYKELFSKAYPKDANPITYDNLAGAIAAFERTLKTNDRFDDFQNGDHKALSAEEQEGLEKFLATGCTACHIGPLLGGNSFRKLGQVNPYENTADKGRQGVTKNVADTFVFKVQSLRNVAITGPYFHDGKVATLEEAVKKMARLQLGKDLSDSDTKSIVTFLKALTDKNRSN
- a CDS encoding MBL fold metallo-hydrolase — translated: MPPFEKEVFPGLFTIDCDYISPGVACAYLVVEGKEAAFVENNTNKAVPILLEELKQAGLKPEDVKYIIVTHVHLDHAGGTGLLAKHCPNATILAHPKAAVHLINPTRLVQSSIQVYGEENFKKLYGEILPVPEARVKSPADGEEIRWGRRIFKFYYTRGHANHHFCIYDSLSNGIFTGDSFGLGYRDFAFGKNPVLYPSTTPTDFDSEEAMNTVDTILATGADKAYLTHFGVWKDLELGARQMKQGLHAMQNILSSGERSGLEGEPLLEFCTGRVRAYLEREISTQGIALGEKEEMLLGFDSRINAQGLVFQIERKKRKKV